Within the Rhizobium grahamii genome, the region CCGGCTTCATGGCCCGCCATTAGGCCTCGCCGTATCGGCTCAAAACGCAATCAATCCGTTATTCAAGGCAGGTGGCGTACGACGCCACCTTTCACTTTGGATGTGTACAACTCCGACCGGTCTTATCCCCCGCGTTTCGGCCATTCCGGCTGGCGTTCTGCCGTTCTTCATGTCAAAGACGTCGGCACGATCAGACGACAGAGGCAGGTTTTGAAGGCGCGGCGCGGAAAACAGCAGCCGAGGGACTACGCGAAATCCGGCGGCGATGCCGGCAAGCGCGTGACCCTGCCCCGTGCACTGTCGAAGCTTGGCTACTGCTCGCGCACCCAGGCAGAGCGGCTGATCGCCGAGGGGCGCGTTTCTGTCAACGGTCGTGCGGTATCCGACCTTTCCGCATGGGTCGATCTCACCACCGCAAAGATCGAAGTCGATGGTATCGGCATTGCCGCCGAGCCGATGACCTATCTCATGCTCAACAAGCCACGCGGGCTTGTTACCACGCGTCACGATCCTGAGGGTCGCCCGACGGTCTATGACTGTCTGAAGGGGATCGATATCGACATACCCCATCTCTCCCCGGTCGGACGTCTCGACAAGGCAAGCGAGGGACTGCTGCTTTTCACCAACGACACGGTGTTCGCGCAGGCGCTGCTCGATCCCATCACCCACGTCACCAAAACTTACCATGTCCAGATCGACAAGATCATCCCACCTGAAATGTTGGCCGAGATGACCTATGGCCTGCGCCACGACGGCGAGGTGCTGAAGGCGACATCGGCAAGGCTGCTCAGACAGGGAGACCGCAACTCCTGGATCGAAGTGGAACTCGACGAGGGCCGCAACCGGCAGATCCGCCGCATGCTCGAAGCACTCGACATCGAGTGTCTGCGGCTGGTGCGCGTTGCGATCGGTGACGTCGCGCTCGGCGATTTGCCGAAGGGCGGAACACGCAGACTGACGGACGCTGAATTGCAGACATTGCGGCGGCGAGCGGGCCTCGTATCGGCCGGACGGAATTGACGATATGACGACTCTCGCGGCGCACGACTTCTGGCAGGAGATGCATCCGGCCGACACATTCGATCGGAACAGCAGCTTCTCCGACTTCTACGTGGCAGAACTGGATGACGGGGAGCAGTTGCGCCTGCCGATACGCCCGCTGGCGGACGGCCAGCACGCGCTGGCGTCCCTGATTATCAACCAGGCCAGTTTCGCGGTGCTCGACGCCTTGGCGACACGACTTGCCGCAAAGCTCGCAGCTTTCGATATCGACATGGTCGTCGGCCTTCCGACGCTCGGGTTGACGCTTGCGGCCGCTGTCGCGCAGAAGCTCGGGCACAAGCGCTATGTGCCGCTCGGAACCTCGCGAAAGTTCTGGTATCGCGACGATCTCTCGGTCGCCCTCTCCTCGATCACGACACCGACACAGCAGAAGTGTCTCTATATAGACCCGCGCATGCTGCCGCTTCTCGAAAACAAGCGGATCGCGCTTGTAGACGATGTGATTTCAAGCGGCGCCTCCATCGTATCCGGGATCGCATTGCTCGCAGCCTCGGGCCTCGAGCCGGTTGTGATCGGCGCGGCCATGCTGCAATCGCAGCGTTGGCGAGACAAGCTCGCGGAAGCAGGCAGCCTTTGGCCCGAGCGAACGATCGGCGTCTTCTCCACCCCGATCCTCGAACGGACCGCTGACGGAATGTGGCAGCTCCCGAGCCTCCGAGGCATGTAGATCGGCCCTATACAGCGCTTGCCGAACAGCTACATTCGCTTCGACCGATAGGCGGAAAGGCTTCATGACGTTCGCGCAAGCATCATTGCTGGTCCTGCTGATCGCCATGCTCGGCGTATTCCTGATCGATCGCGTTCGCATGGAAATCGTCGCCATTTCCGGCCTGCTTGCAGGTTATGCCCTGGGTCTCTATCCCGTCGACAAGGTGTTTGCGGGTTTCTCGAGTCCGGTTGTCATAACGGTCATCGAGATCCTCCTGGTCGTGCAGGTTCTGGCGAAGACCCGGCTGCTCGATCAGCTTTCAAGCCGGCTTGCCGGCGCACGGCTTACGAATACGGCCGTCGTCGCCTTTCTATCAGGCGTGACCGGTTTCATTTCAATCTTCATGAATAACATTGGCGCCTTCTCGATTACCCTGCCGGTTGCACTGCGTGTCAGCAACCTGACCCGGTTTCCGAAGCGGCAGTTCGTGATGCCGTTGTCTTTCGCGGCTCTCCTCGGCGGCACGGTGTCGCTCATCGGCACACCGGCCAATCTCCTCGTCAGCGATGCGCTTGCCAAACACACCGGCAGCGGCTTTCGCCTGTTCGATTTCGCCTATGTCGGCCTGCCGGTTGCCGTGGCAGGGATCATCCTGGCCGCCTGGCTGGCACCACGATTGTTCCCCAGCACCGAGGAGACGATCGATGATCTGCCGACAGTATCGCGACGTCGCGTGCTGGCGGAATGGCACATTCCATCGACATCACCGCTCGTCGGCGCAAACCTGTCGGATCTCCCCGATCGGTTTCAGCTAGAGCCGCACGCGCTCATTCGCGATGACAAGTTCGTCTTCCCTGCGCGCAAGGCATCCGTCATAGCCGAGCGCGATACGCTGCTCGCAGAAGCCGACGATGTCGTGTTCAATGAGCTCTCGGCGGCAAACGCCTTGCGCACCGTCAGGTCGTCGGGCTGGGCGGAGGCCGATACGACGCGGGTGGAAGCCGTCGTCATGCCGGAGAGCACGCTTGTCGGATCTAGGCTCCGCTCGTTGGAAGTATTCGAGAGTCGGAATGTCGCGGTTGTCGGGCTGGCCAAGCGATCTCCACGCGTCGAGGGCCGTTTCCACGATCAGCAGCTTTCGATCGGCGATATTCTGATCCTGGAGGGGCGACCCGATGCGATTACCGACGCGCTCGACGAGTGCGAATGCCTCGCGCTGGCGTCGCCCCAGCCGCATGCCGGCGCAACCGGCTCATGGCAGCCCTTCGCAATCTTCGCCGCCGGCATCCTTGCCATGGCCGTTGGCCTGTTGAGCCCGGTGATAGCCCTCTCCTGCGTCGTACTCACCCTGGCTCTCTGCAACTATATCAACATCCGCCAGGCCATAGCCGACCTCAACTGGCCGATCATCATCATGCTGGCCGCGATGATCCCGATCGGCTCCGCCGTCGCGACAACAGGCACCGGAGAAATGATCGCGACCGCGCTCAGCACAATTCTTCCGGTTTCAAACCCGCTGGTCGGCCTCGCAGTTGTTCTCTTCCTCGCCATGATCATGACCCCGTTCGTCAACAATGCGACGGTTGCGATAGTCCTCAGCCCGATCGCGATCGAATTCGCCACTCTCGGCCATCATCGGCCCGAGGCCTATCTGATTGCGGTGGCGGCCGGCGCGTCGCTGGATTTCCTCACCCCCTTCGGCCACCACAACAACACGCTGGCGATGGGCGTCGGGGATTATAGCTTCGCAGACTTCCTGCGTGCCGGCGGCCCGCTGACCGTCCTGAGCTACTTTTCGGCCTTGATCCTTATATATGTTGTGTGGCTGTAGCGCTTTGCTTGACAATGCAGGCAATGAAATTACAGCAGGGAAAGTCCCGAATGAATCCGAAAAGGACGGTCGAGCCCGTGCGTATCCTCTCCGAAGCCCACTTCCCCGAATTGCCGAATTACTATCGCGGCAAGGTTCGCGAGAACTATGACCTCCCGGACGGCAGCCGCATCATCATCAGCACCGACCGGCTGAGTGCGTTCGACCGCATTCTGACCTGCATTCCTTATAAGGGGCAGGTTCTGACCCAGACGGCCCGTTACTGGTTCGAAGCCACGAAGGACATCTGCCCGAACCACGTCATCGGATATCCCGACCCTAACGTGGTTGTCGGAAAGCGGCTCGACATTCTGCCCGTTGAAATCGTGGTGCGTGGCTACCTTGCCGGCACGACGGGTACATCGATCCTCACTCTTTATAAGAAGGGCGAGCGCCAGATGTACGGAATGCAGCTGCCCGACGGGATGCGAGACAACGAAAAGCTGCCGCAGCCGGTGATCACGCCGACGAGCAAGGAATTCGATGGCGGCCATGACGAGCCGCTGACCCCGACCGAAATCGTCGAACGCGGCTTGCTGACCGAGCAACAATGGGCGACCCTCTCGCGCTATGCGCTGGCGCTGTTTGCCCGCGGGCAGGAAATGGCCGCCGAGCGTGGTCTCATTCTCGTCGATACGAAATACGAGTTCGGAACCGACGAGAACGGCGAGATCATCCTGGCCGACGAGATTCATACGCCGGACAGCAGCCGCTATTGGCTGGCCGAAAGCTATCAGGCGGCGTTCGAGGCTGGCCGTCGGCCGGAGAGCTTCGACAAGGATTTCGTCCGTGCCTGGGTTGCCGAACGCTGCGATCCCTACAAGGACGCCATACCGGAAATCCCGGTCGATCTGATACAGCAGACCTCAGACGTTTATATAAAGGCGTTCGAGGCAATCACGGCGCAGAAATTCCAGCCCGACGACAGTGGCGCTACGCCGCTCGAACGCATCCGGCACAATCTCGCCCCCTATTTCCCGTGACCCGCAGATAGGAGGTCCGCAAATGGCTTGCGGGCCTTCATCTGCTGACGCTAGCATCTGAAAGATGGCCGGCAAACCGGCGGGGGAACGAATGGCGCGCAGGCCAAGGCAAAGGGCTGAGGAAACACGGGAAGACATACTCTCGATGGCGGAGCTGCTGTTTCGCCAGCGCGGTTTCGCTGCGGTTTCGATCGCCGATATCGCATCGTCGCTCGGCATGTCTCCAGCGAATGTGTTCAAGCATTTTCGCTCGAAGGCATCCCTTGTCGATGCTATCGCCGAACGTCACCTCGGCAAGGCAACAGACCGTTTCGCGGCATTCGACGAGGCTCTACCGCCCCAAGATCAACTGTTGCAGTTCGTCCTGAGGCTGCTCGACGGCCACCTTCAGGACATCAAGGAAAACCCGTACATCTTCGAAATGGTGCTCGCCACGATCGACGCCAAGCTTGACGCAGGCAACCGCTATCGCGAGCGCATCATCCAGAAACTCGAGGACATTATCCGCGACGGCATTGCAAGCGGACGCTATCATTGTTCGAACCTGAGAGATGCCGCGAGCACCGTAGCGGACGTTCTCGCCAGCGTCCTTCACCCCGTCCTTATCGCCCATGACGACAAGGAAACACTGGTTCGACGCGCACAGCACATTGTCAGTTTCGTCGATACCGCACTGCAAAATAGCCCTTGCTAAGTGACGATTCTTAACATACGTCACTTCGCCAAGAGTTTTTTAACATGGGGTTGGTGGCATTTGATTCCGGGCTGACGAGCGTTTTTCGTTCCGGTCGCCACCGAGCAAGGAATTCAGGGATGATACGGCGTTTTCTTTTGATCACCACCGCGCTTACGATCGGCGGCGTTCTGGCAGCCTGCAGCGATAGCGACAACAAGCAGGGCGCAGGCGCTGCCGGCATGGCGCAGCAGGCAGCACCCGTCGGTGTCATCGCGCTGAAGAAGGGCAACTTCCCCGTTACCACCATCCTGCCCGGTCGTGCCGAGGCATTCCAGACGGCCGACATTCGTCCCCAGGTAAGCGGCATCATCACCGAGATTCCCTTCCGCGAAGGCGGTGAGGTCAAGAAGGGCGACGTGCTCTACCAGATCGAGGATGCGCCCTATCTCGCAGCCGTCGCGCAAGCACGCGCAGCGATCGCCAAGGCCGAAGCCAGCGTGCCGAGCGCCCAAAGCAATTTCGATCGCTACCAGCGCCTCGTCGGCTCCGGCGCTACCCAGATCGAGTTCGAAACCGCCAAGACCAATCTTCTGCAGGCGCAGGCTGAAGTCGAAGCCGCAAAGGCTTCGTTGACCGCCGCCGAAATCGACCTCGACCACACCAAGATCGTCGCGCCCTTCGACGGCGTCATCGACCAGACAGCCTACAACGTTGGTAACGTCGTCGCGGCAAACCAGACGACGGCGTTGACGACCGTGCGCCAGCTGAATCCGGTCTATATCCTCCTCACGGAGTCGAGCACCAACCTGCTGCGGCTGCGCAATGCGATCGCTTCGGGCGAAATGAAGCAGGCCGGAAGCGCCACCTTCCGTCTCATTCTCGAAAGCGGCAAGGAGTACGACCAGAAGGGCGTGCTTGACATGTCGAAGTCGGTCGTCAGCGA harbors:
- a CDS encoding pseudouridine synthase; translation: MKARRGKQQPRDYAKSGGDAGKRVTLPRALSKLGYCSRTQAERLIAEGRVSVNGRAVSDLSAWVDLTTAKIEVDGIGIAAEPMTYLMLNKPRGLVTTRHDPEGRPTVYDCLKGIDIDIPHLSPVGRLDKASEGLLLFTNDTVFAQALLDPITHVTKTYHVQIDKIIPPEMLAEMTYGLRHDGEVLKATSARLLRQGDRNSWIEVELDEGRNRQIRRMLEALDIECLRLVRVAIGDVALGDLPKGGTRRLTDAELQTLRRRAGLVSAGRN
- a CDS encoding phosphoribosyltransferase, which produces MTTLAAHDFWQEMHPADTFDRNSSFSDFYVAELDDGEQLRLPIRPLADGQHALASLIINQASFAVLDALATRLAAKLAAFDIDMVVGLPTLGLTLAAAVAQKLGHKRYVPLGTSRKFWYRDDLSVALSSITTPTQQKCLYIDPRMLPLLENKRIALVDDVISSGASIVSGIALLAASGLEPVVIGAAMLQSQRWRDKLAEAGSLWPERTIGVFSTPILERTADGMWQLPSLRGM
- a CDS encoding SLC13 family permease; translated protein: MTFAQASLLVLLIAMLGVFLIDRVRMEIVAISGLLAGYALGLYPVDKVFAGFSSPVVITVIEILLVVQVLAKTRLLDQLSSRLAGARLTNTAVVAFLSGVTGFISIFMNNIGAFSITLPVALRVSNLTRFPKRQFVMPLSFAALLGGTVSLIGTPANLLVSDALAKHTGSGFRLFDFAYVGLPVAVAGIILAAWLAPRLFPSTEETIDDLPTVSRRRVLAEWHIPSTSPLVGANLSDLPDRFQLEPHALIRDDKFVFPARKASVIAERDTLLAEADDVVFNELSAANALRTVRSSGWAEADTTRVEAVVMPESTLVGSRLRSLEVFESRNVAVVGLAKRSPRVEGRFHDQQLSIGDILILEGRPDAITDALDECECLALASPQPHAGATGSWQPFAIFAAGILAMAVGLLSPVIALSCVVLTLALCNYINIRQAIADLNWPIIIMLAAMIPIGSAVATTGTGEMIATALSTILPVSNPLVGLAVVLFLAMIMTPFVNNATVAIVLSPIAIEFATLGHHRPEAYLIAVAAGASLDFLTPFGHHNNTLAMGVGDYSFADFLRAGGPLTVLSYFSALILIYVVWL
- a CDS encoding phosphoribosylaminoimidazolesuccinocarboxamide synthase; this encodes MRILSEAHFPELPNYYRGKVRENYDLPDGSRIIISTDRLSAFDRILTCIPYKGQVLTQTARYWFEATKDICPNHVIGYPDPNVVVGKRLDILPVEIVVRGYLAGTTGTSILTLYKKGERQMYGMQLPDGMRDNEKLPQPVITPTSKEFDGGHDEPLTPTEIVERGLLTEQQWATLSRYALALFARGQEMAAERGLILVDTKYEFGTDENGEIILADEIHTPDSSRYWLAESYQAAFEAGRRPESFDKDFVRAWVAERCDPYKDAIPEIPVDLIQQTSDVYIKAFEAITAQKFQPDDSGATPLERIRHNLAPYFP
- a CDS encoding TetR family transcriptional regulator — translated: MARRPRQRAEETREDILSMAELLFRQRGFAAVSIADIASSLGMSPANVFKHFRSKASLVDAIAERHLGKATDRFAAFDEALPPQDQLLQFVLRLLDGHLQDIKENPYIFEMVLATIDAKLDAGNRYRERIIQKLEDIIRDGIASGRYHCSNLRDAASTVADVLASVLHPVLIAHDDKETLVRRAQHIVSFVDTALQNSPC
- a CDS encoding efflux RND transporter periplasmic adaptor subunit; amino-acid sequence: MIRRFLLITTALTIGGVLAACSDSDNKQGAGAAGMAQQAAPVGVIALKKGNFPVTTILPGRAEAFQTADIRPQVSGIITEIPFREGGEVKKGDVLYQIEDAPYLAAVAQARAAIAKAEASVPSAQSNFDRYQRLVGSGATQIEFETAKTNLLQAQAEVEAAKASLTAAEIDLDHTKIVAPFDGVIDQTAYNVGNVVAANQTTALTTVRQLNPVYILLTESSTNLLRLRNAIASGEMKQAGSATFRLILESGKEYDQKGVLDMSKSVVSETTGTFTIRVRFPNPDRIILPGMYVRATVELGAQDGYALPQLATSRNANGELTAQFVSADGKVETRAFENVSPSNNSWLVTDGIKDGDQLIVSGLQSITAGMPVTPMPMKISDKGIVVPAEQPSSGDAQKPAAK